The Sus scrofa isolate TJ Tabasco breed Duroc chromosome X, Sscrofa11.1, whole genome shotgun sequence genome has a segment encoding these proteins:
- the CYSLTR1 gene encoding cysteinyl leukotriene receptor 1 isoform X1, which translates to MDGVRNLTVSSASSNTCNDTIDDFRNQVYSTLYSMITVVGFFGNGFVLYVLIKTYHEKSAYQVYMINLAVADLLCVCTLPLRVVYYVHKGIWLFGDFLCRLSTYALYVNLYCSIFFMTAMSFFRCIAIVFPVQNINLITHKKAKIVCIAIWIFVILTSSPFLMSTSYKDEKNNTKCFEPPQDNQAKYHVLVLHYVSLFVGFIIPFVIIIVCYTMIILTLLKNSMKKNISSRKKAIGMIIVVTAAFLISFMPYHIQRTIHLHFLHNDTKHCDSVLRMQKSVVITLSLAASNCCFDPLLYFFSGGNFRRRLSTFRKHSLSSMTYVPKKKTSLPEKGEEIYKE; encoded by the coding sequence ATGGATGGAGTCCGAAATCTGACAGTATCTTCTGCCAGTAGTAATACATGCAATGACACTATTGATGACTTCCGCAATCAAGTATATTCCACCTTGTACTCTATGATCACCGTTGTGGGTTTCTTCGGCAATGGCTTTGTGCTCTATGTTCTCATAAAAACATATCATGAGAAGTCAGCATACCAAGTATACATGATTAATTTAGCAGTAGCAGATCTACTATGCGTGTGCACACTGCCTCTTCGTGTGGTCTATTATGTCCACAAAGGAATTTGGCTATTTGGTGACTTTTTGTGTCGCCTCAGCACCTATGCCTTGTATGTCAACCTCTACTGTAGCATTTTCTTTATGACGGCCATGAGCTTTTTCCGGTGCATCGCAATTGTTTTCCCAGTCCAGAACATTAATTTGATTACACATAAAAAAGCCAAGATTGTATGCATTGCTATTTGGATTTTTGTGATTTTGACTAGTTCTCCATTTTTAATGTCCACATCTtacaaagatgagaaaaacaatacCAAGTGCTTTGAGCCTCCACAGGACAATCAAGCTAAATATCATGTTTTGGTCTTGCATTATGTGTCATTATTTGTAGGATTTATCATTCCTTTTGTTATTATAATTGTCTGTTATACAATGATCATTTTGACCTTACTaaaaaattcaatgaagaaaaatatatcaagCCGTAAAAAGGCTATAGGAATGATTATAGTTGTGACAGCTGCCTTTTTAATCAGTTTCATGCCATATCACATTCAACGCACCATTCATCTTCACTTTTTACACAACGACACTAAACACTGTGATTCTGTACTTAGAATGCAAAAGTCAGTGGTCATAACCTTGTCTCTGGCCGCATCAAATTGTTGCTTTGACCCTCTCCTATATTTCTTCTCTGGAGGGAACTTTAGGAGAAGGCTATCTACATTTAGAAAGCATTCTTTGTCCAGTATGACTTATGTACCCAAGAAGAAGACCTCCTTgccagaaaaaggagaagaaatatataaagaatag